In one window of Gopherus evgoodei ecotype Sinaloan lineage chromosome 9, rGopEvg1_v1.p, whole genome shotgun sequence DNA:
- the LOC115657521 gene encoding sestrin-3-like isoform X2 gives MSGSDQERPQFLFVKALASRGRLEAVTQQMGYHPQYLDSFLKMQHYLLHMDGPLPFACRHYIAIMAAARHQCWYLVNLHMLQFLRVGGDPQWLRGLDFIPPKLRNLNEINKILAHRPWLISKEHIEKLLKISEQSWSLAELVHAVVLVAHYHALASFVFGCGCEQEWLDGRSILKSTLPGNQCFCESASGNSCNLELLRINRKRSLDSCVELESLRERIQRIHLETEGREETRPPPQDREEDFDGEIVRATDLSCYVQDPNFGYQDFARRDEEQTQIFRVQDYSWEDHGFSLVNRLYSDVGHLLDEKFRTVDSLQSNAMAKRQGCESSVFKRGIWNYIHCMFGIRYDDYDYAEVNHFLERMLKVYIKTVTCYPEKTNPEMFSRFWKQFKHGEKVHVNLLILEARMQAELLYALQAITQYMIS, from the exons ATGAGCGGTAGCGACCAAGAGCGACCGCAGTTCCTGTTTGTGAAAGCGCTGgccagccgggggcgcctggaagCAGTAACCCAACAGATGGGCTACCACCCGCAGTACCTGGACAGCTTCCTCAAGATGCAGCACTACCTGCTTCACATGGACGGCCCACTGCCATTTGCCTGCAGACACTACATCGCCATCATG GCAGCTGCTCGGCACCAGTGCTGGTATCTGGTGAATCTGCACATGCTGCAATTCCTGCGAGTCGGGGGAGATCCCCAGTGGCTGCGGGGCCTGGACTTCATCCCTCCCAAACTCCGCAATCTTAATGAGATCAACAAGATCTTGGCTCATCGGCCTTGGCTCATCAGCAAGGAACACATCGAG AAGCTGCTGAAGATCAGTGAGCAGAGCTGGTCTCTGGCAGAGCTGGTCCACGCTGTTGTCCTCGTGGCACATTACCATGCTCTCGCCAGCTTTGTCTTTGGTTGTGGCTGTGAGCAGGAGTGGCTGGATGGCAGGAGCATACTGAAGTCAACATTGCCAGGAAACCAGTGTTTCTGTGAGTCCGCCAGTGGGAACAGCTGTAATCTGGAATTGCTGCGCATCAACCGCAAACGG TCTCTGGATTCCTGTGTGGAACTTGAATCACTCCGGGAACGTATCCAGAGGATCCACCTGGAGACTGAAGGCCGAGAGGAAACAAGGCCACCACCACAAGACAGAGAGGAAG ATTTTGATGGGGAAATCGTCAGAGCCACAGATCTCTCCTGCTATGTGCAGGACCCTAACTTTGGATACCAGGACTTTGCCAGGCGAGATGAAGAGCAGACCCAGATATTTAGAGTCCAG GATTACTCCTGGGAAGACCATGGATTCTCGCTGGTAAACAGACTCTACTCTGATGTTGGCCACCTCCTGGATGAGAAGTTCCGTACAGTTGACAGTCTCCAGAGCAATGCCATGGCCAAGCGGCAAGGCTGTGAATCTTCCGTCTTCAAACGAGGCATCTGGAACTATATCCACTGCATGTTCGGAATCAG GTACGACGACTACGATTACGCAGAAGTGAATCACTTTCTGGAGCGTATGCTCAAGGTTTACATTAAAACTGTGACTTGTTACCCAGAGAAGACTAACCCAGAAATGTTCAGCCGGTTCTGGAAGCAGTTCAAGCACGGTGAAAAG GTCCACGTGAACCTTCTCATCCTGGAAGCCAGAATGCAAGCTGAGCTCCTGTATGCACTGCAAGCAATTACCCAGTATATGATCTCCTAG
- the LOC115657521 gene encoding sestrin-3-like isoform X1, with amino-acid sequence MILCPPSTEHPRGNQCQRLQGQVVKMSGSDQERPQFLFVKALASRGRLEAVTQQMGYHPQYLDSFLKMQHYLLHMDGPLPFACRHYIAIMAAARHQCWYLVNLHMLQFLRVGGDPQWLRGLDFIPPKLRNLNEINKILAHRPWLISKEHIEKLLKISEQSWSLAELVHAVVLVAHYHALASFVFGCGCEQEWLDGRSILKSTLPGNQCFCESASGNSCNLELLRINRKRSLDSCVELESLRERIQRIHLETEGREETRPPPQDREEDFDGEIVRATDLSCYVQDPNFGYQDFARRDEEQTQIFRVQDYSWEDHGFSLVNRLYSDVGHLLDEKFRTVDSLQSNAMAKRQGCESSVFKRGIWNYIHCMFGIRYDDYDYAEVNHFLERMLKVYIKTVTCYPEKTNPEMFSRFWKQFKHGEKVHVNLLILEARMQAELLYALQAITQYMIS; translated from the exons GTAGTGAAGATGAGCGGTAGCGACCAAGAGCGACCGCAGTTCCTGTTTGTGAAAGCGCTGgccagccgggggcgcctggaagCAGTAACCCAACAGATGGGCTACCACCCGCAGTACCTGGACAGCTTCCTCAAGATGCAGCACTACCTGCTTCACATGGACGGCCCACTGCCATTTGCCTGCAGACACTACATCGCCATCATG GCAGCTGCTCGGCACCAGTGCTGGTATCTGGTGAATCTGCACATGCTGCAATTCCTGCGAGTCGGGGGAGATCCCCAGTGGCTGCGGGGCCTGGACTTCATCCCTCCCAAACTCCGCAATCTTAATGAGATCAACAAGATCTTGGCTCATCGGCCTTGGCTCATCAGCAAGGAACACATCGAG AAGCTGCTGAAGATCAGTGAGCAGAGCTGGTCTCTGGCAGAGCTGGTCCACGCTGTTGTCCTCGTGGCACATTACCATGCTCTCGCCAGCTTTGTCTTTGGTTGTGGCTGTGAGCAGGAGTGGCTGGATGGCAGGAGCATACTGAAGTCAACATTGCCAGGAAACCAGTGTTTCTGTGAGTCCGCCAGTGGGAACAGCTGTAATCTGGAATTGCTGCGCATCAACCGCAAACGG TCTCTGGATTCCTGTGTGGAACTTGAATCACTCCGGGAACGTATCCAGAGGATCCACCTGGAGACTGAAGGCCGAGAGGAAACAAGGCCACCACCACAAGACAGAGAGGAAG ATTTTGATGGGGAAATCGTCAGAGCCACAGATCTCTCCTGCTATGTGCAGGACCCTAACTTTGGATACCAGGACTTTGCCAGGCGAGATGAAGAGCAGACCCAGATATTTAGAGTCCAG GATTACTCCTGGGAAGACCATGGATTCTCGCTGGTAAACAGACTCTACTCTGATGTTGGCCACCTCCTGGATGAGAAGTTCCGTACAGTTGACAGTCTCCAGAGCAATGCCATGGCCAAGCGGCAAGGCTGTGAATCTTCCGTCTTCAAACGAGGCATCTGGAACTATATCCACTGCATGTTCGGAATCAG GTACGACGACTACGATTACGCAGAAGTGAATCACTTTCTGGAGCGTATGCTCAAGGTTTACATTAAAACTGTGACTTGTTACCCAGAGAAGACTAACCCAGAAATGTTCAGCCGGTTCTGGAAGCAGTTCAAGCACGGTGAAAAG GTCCACGTGAACCTTCTCATCCTGGAAGCCAGAATGCAAGCTGAGCTCCTGTATGCACTGCAAGCAATTACCCAGTATATGATCTCCTAG